In Rhodothermales bacterium, the following proteins share a genomic window:
- the rpmG gene encoding 50S ribosomal protein L33, whose translation MAKAKDVRHKVILDCTEAPGSSRYSSMKNRRNTPGRLELKKYNPVLRKHTLHRETK comes from the coding sequence ATGGCAAAGGCAAAAGACGTTCGCCACAAAGTCATCCTGGACTGCACGGAAGCTCCCGGCTCCTCCAGGTACTCAAGCATGAAGAACCGGCGCAACACGCCCGGACGGCTTGAGCTCAAGAAGTACAACCCCGTTCTGCGCAAGCACACGCTGCACCGCGAAACGAAGTAA
- a CDS encoding ABC transporter permease: MPLISRITGISVIGVALGVAALIVVLSVLNGFFDFVRDMLVSYDPHVRIEHVEANGIAHADSLLELAGTHPAVVQAVPYIEGKALLLHEGAGDVNKVVVVRGVDPARLQADEGVVAGTTFGSFNLARDGGSGGIVLGRRLGERLLLSPGGPGQEASRVALVSAPAIERMFTRVLSGTPLHQFEVRGLFQLESVFDESHAFIHIDEARRLFRIPDAVSGIDVRLSDLDDAAAVKTWLEARLPAGQYRVQTWYDLQRSLYEVMQLEKYGATLLLMLIVLVAAFNIVGALTMIVIEKRRDVGVLRAMGVTRRNIRRIFLAEGLYIGLLGSGVGVMLGVGLAWAQQRFEWVPLADAGSFLIDAYPVAIRPLDVLLIGSLALALCILAAWYPAVRASKINPAEAVAVDG, translated from the coding sequence ATGCCCCTGATTTCCCGGATTACCGGGATATCGGTCATCGGTGTGGCACTGGGCGTGGCGGCGTTGATCGTGGTGCTGTCGGTCCTGAACGGTTTTTTCGATTTCGTTCGGGACATGCTGGTGTCCTACGACCCGCACGTGCGGATTGAGCACGTGGAGGCCAACGGTATTGCCCATGCCGACTCCCTGCTCGAACTGGCCGGGACCCACCCGGCGGTGGTCCAGGCGGTTCCCTACATCGAAGGCAAGGCCCTGCTCTTGCATGAGGGCGCGGGAGACGTGAACAAGGTGGTTGTCGTACGGGGGGTCGATCCGGCGCGGCTGCAGGCCGATGAAGGCGTGGTGGCCGGCACGACCTTTGGGTCGTTCAATCTGGCACGCGACGGCGGAAGTGGCGGCATCGTACTCGGCCGCCGGCTCGGCGAGCGGTTGCTCTTGTCGCCGGGGGGGCCGGGCCAGGAAGCTTCGCGCGTGGCGCTGGTGTCCGCCCCGGCCATTGAGCGCATGTTTACCCGCGTACTCTCCGGAACCCCGTTGCATCAGTTCGAGGTGCGCGGACTGTTCCAGCTCGAGTCGGTGTTCGACGAAAGCCACGCGTTCATCCACATCGATGAAGCCCGGCGACTGTTCCGCATTCCGGACGCCGTCTCGGGCATAGATGTCCGCCTGTCGGACCTGGACGACGCGGCCGCGGTCAAGACCTGGCTCGAGGCCCGGCTTCCGGCCGGCCAGTACCGGGTCCAGACCTGGTACGACCTGCAGCGATCGCTCTACGAAGTCATGCAACTCGAGAAATACGGGGCCACGCTGCTGCTCATGCTGATCGTGCTGGTGGCGGCCTTCAACATCGTGGGCGCGCTGACCATGATCGTGATCGAGAAACGGCGGGACGTGGGGGTCCTGCGGGCCATGGGCGTCACCCGGCGCAACATCCGCCGCATTTTCCTGGCCGAGGGGCTGTATATCGGTCTGTTGGGCAGCGGGGTGGGGGTGATGCTCGGTGTGGGTCTGGCCTGGGCGCAACAACGGTTCGAATGGGTTCCGTTGGCCGATGCGGGCTCGTTCCTGATCGATGCGTATCCGGTGGCCATCCGTCCCCTGGATGTCCTGCTCATAGGCTCCCTGGCCCTGGCATTGTGTATTCTGGCGGCTTGGTACCCGGCCGTCCGCGCATCCAAAATCAACCCCGCAGAAGCGGTCGCTGTGGACGGCTGA
- a CDS encoding serine hydrolase, whose protein sequence is MNRTTPSPVPHTRATPFLVVLCIPVLLMVGLSACTPAPDTARLERDLQDLAEAFNGDVGIHVRHLESGYEWGIRADTLFPTASLVKVPIMLGIFDRMEKGELDYTQEMVYRDSLFYSDEDLTGELRDSATTTLDQLVMLMISLSDNTASLWLQETAGTGTAINAWLAENGYAHTRVNSRTEGRRGDWERYGWGQTTPREMSDILVSIREGRAVSPSASEEMYRVLTRTYWNDEALSVLPPTVQVASKQGAVSASKSEVLLVNAPHGDFVLTIMTKNQEDRRWEADNAGYVLIRDVTRAVWNTFEPAY, encoded by the coding sequence ATGAACAGAACCACGCCGTCTCCGGTCCCGCACACCCGCGCCACCCCATTCCTGGTCGTCCTGTGCATTCCCGTCCTGCTGATGGTCGGCCTGTCCGCGTGCACGCCCGCTCCTGACACCGCCCGGCTGGAACGTGATCTCCAGGACCTGGCGGAGGCTTTCAACGGAGACGTCGGCATCCACGTGCGTCACCTGGAATCCGGCTACGAGTGGGGCATAAGGGCCGACACCCTCTTCCCGACCGCCAGCCTAGTCAAGGTGCCCATCATGCTCGGCATTTTCGACCGGATGGAGAAGGGCGAACTGGACTACACCCAGGAAATGGTCTATCGGGATTCCCTGTTCTATTCCGACGAGGACCTGACCGGGGAATTGCGCGACAGTGCCACGACCACGCTGGACCAGCTGGTCATGCTCATGATTTCGCTCAGCGACAATACGGCCTCGTTGTGGCTGCAGGAAACGGCCGGCACCGGGACCGCCATCAACGCGTGGCTGGCCGAGAACGGCTACGCGCATACGCGGGTGAACTCGCGCACCGAAGGCCGCCGGGGCGACTGGGAGCGCTATGGGTGGGGACAGACCACACCCCGCGAAATGTCCGACATCCTGGTGTCCATCCGGGAAGGACGGGCCGTCAGTCCGTCCGCCAGCGAAGAAATGTACCGGGTCCTGACCCGCACCTACTGGAACGACGAGGCGCTGTCCGTCCTGCCGCCCACAGTCCAGGTGGCCTCGAAACAGGGCGCGGTCAGCGCCAGCAAATCCGAGGTGCTGCTGGTGAACGCGCCCCACGGGGATTTCGTGCTGACCATCATGACCAAGAACCAGGAGGATCGCCGCTGGGAAGCCGACAATGCCGGGTATGTCCTCATCCGGGATGTCACCCGCGCCGTCTGGAACACGTTCGAGCCGGCCTACTGA
- a CDS encoding helix-turn-helix domain-containing protein: MPVDPIQIVAAWEEGLRVPDIAEAFGVSNETVHGHLTRAGIASREAERESREEEKRRMRQRIMSMARKGFRTITIARMTGVSHAQVRSLITSAYIITRDHTGSEVLLPRHEKNRIERPGRDIRFRR, translated from the coding sequence ATGCCTGTTGATCCAATCCAGATAGTTGCCGCCTGGGAGGAAGGCCTCCGCGTACCGGATATCGCCGAGGCGTTTGGCGTATCGAACGAAACCGTGCACGGACACCTGACGCGGGCCGGTATCGCATCCCGCGAAGCAGAGCGGGAGTCCCGCGAGGAGGAGAAACGCCGCATGCGGCAACGCATCATGTCCATGGCGCGCAAAGGGTTTCGGACCATCACGATTGCCCGGATGACGGGCGTATCGCATGCCCAGGTCCGCAGCCTGATCACCTCCGCGTACATCATTACGCGCGATCATACGGGAAGCGAAGTCCTGTTGCCCAGGCACGAGAAGAACCGGATTGAGCGCCCGGGCCGGGACATCCGGTTCAGGCGATAG
- a CDS encoding hybrid sensor histidine kinase/response regulator: MARILVIDDDVLYREMIQEALVEEGYETIPAENGRVGLDRARAYVPDVIVCDVVMEGMDGYELLTAIRNDPTTASIPFIMITGWSSKGRQRQGMSLGADDFLAKPFNATELCDAVRTQLAKKERISADRTLARGHVGRFAASMLAAEIHDPVQSILGFTQILNRAGTTTDVTDIRHMARHMERSALRIRKSVDNVLLYAELMAMDGDTHALTHLRAQTTPNVGRLVEARTRAMAAAFGRESDLTVSVSSGNAAIGRTYMVRVIDELTSNAFMFSEAGTPVTITAAFSKDRFGLSVTDRGRGMSADQLGALNAFMQFDRMESGQPGLGLGLAIVRRIASLHGGALLIRSQLGDKTRASVELPRRSHA; the protein is encoded by the coding sequence ATGGCACGCATTCTGGTCATAGACGACGATGTCCTCTACCGGGAGATGATCCAGGAAGCCCTCGTGGAGGAGGGATATGAGACCATTCCTGCGGAAAACGGCCGCGTCGGCCTGGACCGGGCGCGCGCCTATGTGCCGGATGTGATCGTGTGCGACGTCGTCATGGAAGGCATGGATGGATACGAACTGCTGACCGCCATCCGGAACGATCCGACCACGGCGTCCATTCCGTTCATCATGATCACGGGATGGTCCTCCAAGGGGCGCCAACGGCAAGGCATGTCGCTGGGCGCCGATGACTTCCTGGCCAAACCGTTCAACGCAACGGAGTTGTGCGATGCGGTCCGAACGCAGCTGGCCAAGAAAGAACGGATTTCGGCGGACCGGACCCTCGCCAGGGGACACGTGGGCCGGTTTGCGGCGTCCATGCTCGCCGCTGAAATCCACGACCCGGTTCAGTCCATCCTCGGATTCACGCAGATCCTGAACCGGGCAGGTACGACCACCGACGTGACCGATATCCGGCACATGGCCCGCCATATGGAGCGTTCGGCGCTGCGCATCCGGAAATCCGTAGACAACGTGCTGTTGTACGCGGAATTGATGGCCATGGACGGTGACACCCATGCACTGACCCATCTGCGGGCCCAGACCACACCGAACGTGGGGCGTCTCGTGGAAGCCCGGACCCGGGCCATGGCAGCGGCTTTCGGACGCGAATCGGATCTGACCGTATCCGTGTCGAGCGGAAACGCAGCAATTGGACGTACTTATATGGTACGTGTGATTGACGAACTTACGAGCAATGCATTCATGTTTTCCGAGGCGGGGACACCCGTAACCATCACGGCGGCGTTCAGCAAGGACCGGTTCGGTCTGTCCGTGACGGACCGTGGACGGGGCATGTCCGCGGACCAACTGGGCGCCCTGAATGCCTTCATGCAGTTCGACCGGATGGAGTCCGGGCAACCGGGGCTGGGACTGGGCTTGGCCATCGTGCGCCGCATTGCCTCCCTCCATGGTGGTGCGCTGCTCATCCGCTCCCAGTTGGGCGACAAGACCCGGGCCTCCGTCGAATTGCCCCGTCGGTCCCATGCGTAA
- a CDS encoding acetamidase/formamidase family protein: MPRFLLVLLLSASVGCSPSPSTESPTSTPEPAYTITAENGHNKWSRTFEPVLTVESGAVIEAFLVEASGGYMTPQTTASELSSILAADPFHALTGPVYVQGAEPGDLLAVTLHEIEVQDWGWSAVFPGFGFLADEFNEPFLKIYEFEPGDTSADFGYGIEIPFRPFPGVMGVAPATDSLLSTVPPRANGGNMDDKDLVAGTTAYFPVFVEGGLFSIGDPHVAQGDGEVSGTAIEGPLRTVFEIRIIKGAGDIPSPQYENDEYYAVTGYGTTIDDAARMATRAMVDHIAGKSGMSRTEAYVLASTVADLKIAETVDVPHMLVTMRIPKHILGE, translated from the coding sequence ATGCCCCGCTTTCTTCTCGTCCTGCTGCTATCCGCTTCAGTCGGTTGCAGCCCTTCTCCGTCCACCGAATCACCCACCTCGACGCCTGAACCGGCCTACACCATTACGGCTGAGAACGGTCACAACAAATGGAGCCGGACGTTTGAGCCGGTGTTGACCGTGGAGTCGGGTGCCGTTATTGAAGCGTTCCTTGTGGAAGCGTCGGGCGGGTACATGACGCCGCAAACGACGGCGAGCGAGCTTTCGTCCATCCTCGCAGCCGACCCGTTTCACGCGCTGACCGGCCCCGTGTACGTGCAGGGCGCCGAGCCCGGTGACTTGCTGGCTGTCACGCTTCATGAGATCGAGGTTCAGGACTGGGGTTGGTCAGCCGTTTTCCCCGGTTTCGGTTTTCTCGCAGATGAGTTCAATGAACCGTTCCTCAAGATCTATGAATTCGAGCCGGGCGATACGTCGGCCGACTTCGGTTACGGTATTGAAATTCCGTTCAGGCCGTTTCCGGGCGTGATGGGCGTCGCGCCGGCAACGGACTCCCTGCTCTCGACCGTTCCTCCACGGGCGAACGGAGGCAACATGGATGACAAGGACCTGGTCGCGGGCACGACGGCCTACTTCCCGGTGTTCGTCGAAGGGGGCCTGTTTTCCATCGGCGATCCACATGTAGCCCAGGGTGACGGTGAGGTGTCCGGAACCGCCATCGAGGGCCCGCTGCGTACGGTTTTTGAGATACGCATCATAAAGGGAGCGGGTGATATCCCGTCTCCCCAGTACGAAAACGACGAGTACTATGCGGTAACGGGATATGGCACGACGATAGACGATGCGGCGCGGATGGCCACGCGGGCGATGGTTGACCATATTGCCGGGAAGTCGGGCATGTCGCGGACGGAGGCGTATGTGCTCGCCTCGACGGTGGCCGACCTGAAGATCGCTGAGACCGTGGACGTGCCCCACATGCTCGTGACCATGCGGATTCCGAAGCACATTCTCGGAGAGTAA
- a CDS encoding ATP-dependent Clp protease ATP-binding subunit, with protein MNDLSDSARLAWNTAAREAADGHSREIEPAHLCLGVLDVVTTAAAGQVQLDGVEVASLARVFHASGVSPSALRKGLRAVHVPSPGLPDGTVVHRSRASRGVFHEAARLAGGQPVAAMHVLTACLVPGEPGVLEGILAAGGRVARMRRHLVLPEYRPDAPSPPTETTSAPAKAVGESGPYLEFGRDLTELARKGALRPVIGRREEILKTIQALARQRKNNPVLTGDPGVGKTAIVEALAQRAVAGKDPQVLGGCRIVELSMPSLLAGAGVRGQLEERLQHIVAQAEADPTLILFLDEIHTVMSVPGMADILKPALARGTMRLVGATTTAEYRRHIEKDPALDRRFERILVPEPDRDATLAMLKGLREDLEAHYGLHFPDASLTAAVDLSMQFDTDHRLPDKAIDLLDRAGAAATVAALSMDLHAPDGSARVPQDVTVSAVADVLASKLGLPPDRVSGSVRKENATHLLELADRLKQHVRGQDAAIDQIAERVLVAHAPVTARRGPLGVLLFLGPSGVGKTEVARRLAQSVFGSDRNLIRLDMSEFQAEHTVARLIGSPPGYVGSEAEGQLTGEIRSKPWSVVLMDEVEKAHDRVYDLFLQLFDEGRLTDAKGRTCDARNNLFILTTNIRTKDGLADFFRPELLNRIGEIVTFSPLSRSAVQQIVLDRLEDIRTHVRQEWNTGLTFTGKAVTELATEGYSEQYGARELDRTVERRVRMPLSRLHLSGRLQESPDWVMDAGLEFQPVD; from the coding sequence ATGAATGATCTCTCCGATTCGGCCAGATTGGCCTGGAATACGGCAGCCCGGGAAGCCGCGGATGGTCACTCGCGTGAAATCGAGCCCGCCCACCTGTGCCTGGGCGTGCTGGACGTGGTGACAACGGCCGCAGCAGGTCAGGTGCAACTGGATGGCGTGGAAGTGGCATCGCTCGCGCGGGTGTTCCATGCATCCGGGGTCTCCCCGAGTGCCCTGCGCAAAGGCCTGCGTGCGGTGCACGTGCCTTCGCCAGGCCTTCCCGACGGCACTGTGGTGCACCGGAGCCGGGCGTCCCGGGGCGTTTTCCACGAGGCCGCGAGGTTGGCCGGAGGACAGCCGGTGGCCGCCATGCATGTGTTGACCGCGTGTCTCGTGCCCGGGGAGCCGGGTGTCCTGGAGGGGATCCTGGCTGCCGGTGGGCGGGTCGCCCGCATGCGACGCCACCTCGTGCTGCCGGAATACCGCCCAGACGCGCCGTCCCCTCCCACCGAAACAACGTCCGCGCCCGCCAAAGCAGTCGGGGAATCCGGACCGTACCTGGAATTCGGACGGGATCTGACGGAATTGGCCCGGAAGGGGGCGCTCCGACCGGTCATCGGCCGGCGCGAGGAAATCCTGAAGACCATCCAGGCACTGGCCCGCCAGCGCAAGAACAATCCCGTCCTGACCGGGGACCCCGGCGTGGGGAAAACGGCCATCGTGGAGGCGCTCGCACAACGCGCCGTCGCCGGCAAGGACCCGCAGGTACTTGGGGGATGCCGGATCGTGGAATTGAGCATGCCCTCCCTCCTGGCCGGAGCCGGAGTGCGCGGTCAATTGGAAGAGCGCCTGCAACACATAGTGGCCCAGGCTGAAGCGGACCCGACGCTCATCCTGTTCCTGGACGAAATACACACCGTGATGAGCGTTCCGGGCATGGCAGACATCCTGAAGCCGGCACTCGCCCGTGGCACCATGCGCCTAGTTGGAGCCACCACGACCGCCGAGTACCGCCGGCACATCGAGAAAGACCCGGCACTCGACCGGCGCTTCGAGCGGATCCTGGTGCCCGAACCCGACCGGGACGCTACGCTGGCCATGTTGAAGGGCCTGCGCGAGGACCTGGAGGCCCATTACGGATTGCACTTTCCGGATGCCAGCCTGACCGCGGCCGTCGACCTGTCCATGCAGTTCGACACCGATCACCGGCTTCCCGACAAAGCCATCGACCTGCTTGACCGCGCCGGTGCCGCCGCCACGGTCGCGGCACTCAGCATGGATCTCCATGCCCCGGACGGGAGCGCAAGGGTGCCGCAGGACGTTACCGTGTCCGCCGTGGCCGACGTCCTCGCCAGCAAGCTGGGTCTGCCTCCCGATCGGGTGTCCGGCTCCGTCCGGAAGGAAAACGCAACGCATCTCCTCGAATTGGCGGATCGACTCAAACAGCATGTCCGCGGCCAGGATGCGGCCATCGACCAGATCGCTGAACGCGTGCTGGTGGCCCATGCGCCCGTCACCGCGCGCCGGGGTCCGTTGGGCGTCCTGCTGTTCCTCGGGCCGTCGGGTGTCGGCAAGACGGAAGTCGCCCGTCGCCTTGCCCAGTCCGTGTTCGGCAGCGACCGGAATCTCATCCGACTCGACATGTCCGAATTCCAGGCGGAGCACACCGTGGCCCGCCTCATCGGGTCGCCGCCCGGCTATGTCGGTTCCGAGGCGGAGGGCCAGTTGACCGGGGAAATCCGCAGCAAGCCCTGGTCCGTGGTCCTGATGGATGAAGTGGAGAAGGCCCACGATCGGGTCTATGACCTGTTCCTGCAACTGTTCGATGAGGGGCGACTGACGGACGCCAAGGGCCGGACGTGCGACGCCCGCAACAACCTGTTCATCCTGACGACCAACATCCGGACGAAGGACGGGCTGGCCGATTTCTTCCGGCCGGAACTGTTGAACCGGATCGGAGAAATTGTCACATTCAGCCCACTGTCCCGATCCGCGGTACAGCAGATCGTCCTGGATCGCCTGGAAGACATCCGGACCCACGTACGGCAAGAGTGGAACACCGGACTCACGTTCACGGGCAAGGCGGTCACTGAATTGGCGACAGAGGGCTACAGTGAACAGTATGGTGCCCGGGAATTGGACCGGACCGTGGAACGCAGGGTCCGCATGCCCCTTAGCCGCCTGCACCTGTCTGGCCGTCTCCAGGAATCCCCGGATTGGGTCATGGACGCCGGCCTTGAATTCCAACCGGTGGACTGA
- a CDS encoding response regulator, with product MPTIVIIDDNEELRELAAEVLREEGHIVEVAADGLAGMSAISKLVPDLIISDISMPGLDGLALRSRLNDLPGLAEIPFLFISAHREPETIRRGMMLGADDYLTKPFKINDLLTAVGSRLKRRDLTLETERRRVSHLSESLQLIFPHEISTPLSQLMVAALLLKEVEPSEAGEFVDIIQQAAERLNRLTQAFRDVTTLSMRDEHGMADLPIRVPEAVDQAASLEAWTTETAADLEATDRVRIHLSGFRTDVNPAYLQRLLIELLRNAIQYSDGIVEVEAAIQNDRAVLSVRDEGPGFDPAALAIPTPFVQIDRRTSERQGLGLGLFLVRRMVALMDGTLGMNHRDGAGMDMRIEIPATA from the coding sequence ATGCCGACGATCGTAATCATTGACGACAACGAGGAACTCCGCGAACTCGCTGCTGAAGTGCTGCGGGAGGAGGGGCACATCGTGGAGGTCGCTGCCGATGGCCTGGCGGGCATGAGTGCCATTTCAAAGCTCGTTCCGGATCTCATCATCTCGGATATTTCCATGCCGGGCCTGGACGGGCTTGCGCTCCGGAGCCGACTGAATGACCTGCCGGGCCTGGCCGAGATCCCGTTCCTGTTCATTTCGGCCCACCGTGAGCCGGAGACCATCCGACGTGGCATGATGCTGGGCGCGGACGACTACCTGACGAAACCCTTCAAGATCAACGACCTCCTGACGGCCGTCGGGAGCCGACTGAAGCGTCGGGATCTGACACTGGAGACCGAGCGCCGACGGGTATCGCACCTGTCGGAAAGCCTGCAACTCATTTTCCCGCACGAAATCAGCACGCCGCTCAGCCAATTGATGGTGGCGGCGTTGTTGCTGAAAGAGGTGGAGCCCTCGGAGGCGGGGGAGTTCGTGGACATCATCCAGCAGGCGGCCGAACGCCTGAACCGGTTGACCCAGGCCTTCCGGGACGTGACCACGTTGTCCATGCGCGATGAACACGGAATGGCGGATTTGCCCATCCGTGTACCGGAGGCCGTGGACCAGGCCGCCTCGTTGGAGGCGTGGACGACCGAAACTGCCGCAGACCTCGAGGCGACGGACCGGGTCAGGATCCACCTGTCCGGGTTCCGTACCGATGTCAATCCGGCCTATCTGCAGCGTCTGTTGATAGAGCTCCTCCGGAATGCCATCCAGTATTCCGACGGGATCGTGGAGGTGGAGGCGGCCATCCAGAACGATCGGGCCGTCCTCTCCGTTCGTGACGAGGGGCCGGGGTTCGATCCCGCGGCGCTGGCCATACCCACGCCGTTTGTCCAGATTGACCGTCGGACGTCCGAGCGGCAGGGCCTCGGGCTGGGGCTGTTCCTGGTCCGTCGGATGGTCGCGCTCATGGACGGCACCCTCGGAATGAACCATCGGGACGGAGCCGGAATGGACATGCGGATCGAGATTCCCGCTACGGCATGA
- the rpmB gene encoding 50S ribosomal protein L28 gives MSRKDQLTGKGPVAGNHVSHANNKAKRRFEVNLQKKRFYIPEEDRWITLRVSATTIKTINKNGITAVLKDARKNGVKI, from the coding sequence ATGTCCAGAAAAGACCAGCTGACGGGAAAGGGCCCGGTTGCGGGGAACCACGTGTCCCACGCCAATAACAAGGCCAAACGTCGCTTTGAAGTGAACCTGCAGAAAAAGCGGTTCTACATTCCGGAAGAAGATCGCTGGATCACGTTGCGCGTCTCGGCAACAACCATCAAGACGATCAACAAGAACGGAATCACTGCCGTATTGAAAGACGCCCGTAAGAACGGCGTCAAGATCTGA
- a CDS encoding T9SS type A sorting domain-containing protein: MRNLLRTYAAACRTVAVLLALAWAGSVEVRAQFLSPGDLAIVGMNMTDPNEFSFVALVDIPAGTEIRFTDNGWTSGGTFREEEDVMIYTAPVDLNRGTVVVINGTVGQVPGLASSGDQLFAYQVAADGSPRFIFGINNTPGDGWQEDAVTDHDTTLPTQLINGFTAVSLPWCRNVVYTGVAIGRQAELLIWIANPAGWICQNAHHLNLALPPFTVTGILNNIPTFSRALPDTTLPVGALLDFRYEASDPDGQTVLFTASQLPSGAVIAPTNGVLRWVPGPSQVGSHIIRVGASDGISTTYVSATVTVTTNTGVEDGAQPGVDGHPLLDVWPNPASSRLDIALRSTGNGIPDRDRVLRIHDSLGRLRVRMPLDQARTSLDVGSWPAGVYLLSTSGQESGAPPITARVLIMP, from the coding sequence ATGCGTAATCTTCTTCGTACATACGCCGCAGCCTGCCGGACGGTCGCTGTCCTGCTGGCGCTCGCCTGGGCCGGTTCCGTGGAAGTACGGGCCCAGTTCCTGTCACCGGGCGACCTGGCCATCGTAGGCATGAACATGACCGACCCGAACGAATTCTCGTTCGTCGCGCTGGTCGACATACCGGCCGGCACCGAAATCAGGTTCACGGACAACGGCTGGACATCCGGTGGCACGTTCCGGGAAGAAGAGGATGTCATGATCTACACTGCGCCCGTGGACCTGAACCGCGGCACGGTCGTGGTCATCAACGGCACCGTGGGGCAAGTACCCGGGCTCGCATCGTCCGGCGACCAGCTCTTTGCGTATCAGGTCGCGGCCGACGGCTCCCCCCGCTTCATCTTCGGCATCAACAACACCCCGGGGGACGGGTGGCAGGAAGATGCCGTGACGGATCACGATACGACGCTTCCCACCCAGCTCATCAATGGATTCACGGCCGTATCCCTGCCCTGGTGCCGAAACGTCGTTTACACGGGCGTGGCCATCGGGCGGCAGGCCGAGCTGCTCATCTGGATTGCCAATCCCGCGGGTTGGATATGTCAGAACGCCCATCATCTGAATCTGGCCCTGCCTCCCTTCACGGTGACGGGCATCCTGAACAACATCCCCACGTTTTCCCGCGCCTTGCCCGATACGACGCTGCCGGTGGGTGCGTTGCTGGATTTCCGGTACGAGGCCTCGGACCCGGACGGGCAGACGGTCCTGTTCACGGCTTCGCAATTACCATCGGGAGCCGTTATTGCCCCTACCAATGGCGTGCTCCGCTGGGTTCCGGGACCGAGCCAGGTCGGCTCCCACATCATCCGTGTGGGTGCCTCGGATGGTATTTCGACCACCTACGTTTCGGCCACAGTCACCGTAACCACCAATACCGGTGTGGAGGATGGGGCGCAGCCAGGAGTGGATGGTCATCCCTTGCTCGACGTGTGGCCCAACCCGGCTTCGTCGCGGTTGGACATCGCGCTGCGGTCCACGGGCAACGGTATTCCGGACCGGGACCGCGTACTCCGGATTCATGACAGCCTGGGACGATTGCGCGTTCGCATGCCCCTGGACCAGGCCCGGACGAGCCTGGACGTGGGTTCGTGGCCTGCGGGCGTTTATCTGCTGTCGACGAGCGGCCAGGAATCGGGAGCGCCTCCGATCACCGCCCGCGTCCTGATCATGCCGTAG